CGTGGTCGTCTCGGGCTCGACGGATTGGGGCGTCGACGTCAACATCAAGGGAACGCGCGTTCCGCTTGTTGTCGCGATCGACAGGCTGCCAGAGCTTCGCACGCTCACCATGGACGATGTCGCCGTCGAGATCGGTGCCGCCGTGACGCTCTCGGAGGCCGAGCGCTACCTCGGAGGGCGGGTTCCGCTGCTCGAGCAGGTGTTCCCGCAGTTCGCCTCTCGGCTGATCCGCAATCGCGCGACCATCGGAGGCAACGTCGGCACCGGCTCCCCCATCGGAGACATGCCTCCCGCCCTTCTCGCACTCGACGCGAGTGTCGTGCTGGCGTCGGCCCGCGGCGAGCGCGAGGTGCCCCTCGCCGAGTACTTCACGGGCTACCGGCAGACCGTGCGCGACGACGGGGAGCTCATCCGCGCCATTCGCATTCCGCTGCCCCTCGCCCGCGAGACGGCGTTCCACAAGATCGCCAAGCGTCGTTTCGACGACATCTCGAGCGTCGCTGTCGCGTTCGCCGTCGATGTCGACAACGGCGTCATCGCGCGGGCACGCATCGGGCTTGGCGGTGTGGCCGCCACGCCGATCCGCGGACTGAAGACCGAAGCGCTCCTCGAGGGCCGGCCGTGGACGGCCGAGACGGCTCGGGATGCTGCAGCATCCCTTGCGAGCGAGGGAACGCCCATGAGCGACCACCGCGCGAGCAGCGAGTACCGCAGCATCATGCTCTCGCAAGCGGTGCTGAAGTTCTTTGCCCAGACTGCGGAACGCGAGGAGGTGGGAGCATGAGCGCCCTGTCGGAACGTCCAGAGAACCCGGTCGTCGGAGTCCGGGAGCCGCACGAGAGCGCCGTCGGCCACGTCACGGGAGCCGCGCTCTACACTGACGACATCGCCGTGCGCGGTGATGCGCTCACCGCATGGCCTGTACAGGCGCCGCACGCTCACGCGCTCGTGACGGACATGCGCGTCGAGAGGGCACTCGCGGTGCCCGGCGTCGTTCGCGTCCTGACCGCGGACGACGTGCCCGGCATCAACGATGCGGGGGTCAAGGGTGACGAGCCTCTCTTTCCCACCGAGGTCATGTACTACGGCCATGCCGTGTGCTGGGTGCTCGGCGAGACGCCGGAGGCCGCGCGGCTGGGAGCTGCCGCCGTCGAGGTGGACTATGAACCACTCCCCTCTCTCGTCACGATTCGGGAGGCAATCGAGGCAGAGTCCTTTCAGGGACCGCAGCGACTCACGAAGCGCGGCGATGCCGATGCTGCCCTCGCAACAGCGCCTCGCGTCTTCGAGGGCGTTACCGAGTTTCCGGGGCAGGAGCACTTCTACCTTGAGACGATGGCGTCGCTCGCGTACTACGACGAGGGCGGCACTCTCTACGTGCAGGCTGGCACGCAGCATCCGTCTGAAACGCAAGAGATCGTCGCGCACGTTCTCGGCCTGACGAACAACGAAGTCGCGGTTCAGTGCATTCGCATGGGCGGAGGATTCGGCGGCAAGGAGATGCAGCCGCACGGCCTCGCCGCGATTGCCGCAATCGGCACATCGCTCACGGGCCGCCCTGTGCGACTGCGGCTCAACCGCACGCAAGACATCACCATCACCGGAAAGCGCCACGGGTTCCACGTGAGCTGGAAGGCCGGCTTCTCTGACGAGGGAAAGATCCTCGCGCTCAAGGCCACGCTCACGGCAGACGGCGGCTGGAGCCTCGACCTCTCGGAGGCGGTGCTCGGCCGCGCGCTGTGTCACCTCGACAACGCGTACTGGATTCCCGACATGGAGGCGCTCGGGCGCATCTCGAAGACGAACAAGACGTCGCAGACGGCATTCCGCGGCTTCGGCGGCCCTCAGGGCGTCTTCGTCATCGAGGACATCATGGGGCGCTGCGCGCCGGAGCTCGGCATCGACCCGGCCGAGCTGCGTCGCCGCAACTTCTACGTCGCCGGGCAGACAACGCCGTACGGGCAGCCCGTGCGTCACCCTGAGCGCATGCACGAGATCTGGGACCAGGTCATCGGGACGTCAGGCTTCGCCGAGCGCAGCGCCGACATCGCCGCGTTCAACACCGCGCACGAGAATGCCAAGCGCGCCCTCGCGATCACACCGATCAAGTTCGGCATCTCGTTCAACGTTGCGGCGTTCAACCAGGCCGGCGCGCTCGTGCTCGTGTACAAAGACGGCTCGGTGCTCATCAATCACGGCGGAACCGAGATGGGCCAGGGCCTGCACACGAAGATGATTCAGGTTGCGGCAACGGCTCTCGGCGTGCCGCGCTCTGCCGTGCGGCTTGCTCCGACGCGAACAGACAAGGTGCCCAACACCTCGGCGACGGCCGCGAGCACGGGAGCCGACCTCAACGGCGGTGCCGTGAAGAACGCGTGCGAGCAGATCCGCGAGCGCATGGCGGGAGTCGCGGCGACAATGCTGCGCGCCAACCCCAGCGATGTGCGATTCTCGCACGGGACCGTCACGGCACTCGGCCAGCACGCGACACTCACGTTCGACGAGGTGGCGCAAGAAGCCTACCTGCAGCGCGTTCAGCTGTCAGCATCCGGGTATTACCGCACTGAGGGGCTGCACTGGGACGCCGAAGCGTGGTTCGGCTCGCCGTTCAAGTACTTCGCGTACGGTGCCGCGGCGACGGAGGTCGAGGTCGATGGATTCACCGGTGCGTACCGCATCCGTCGCGTCGACATCGTTCACGACGTCGGCGACTCGCTCTCCCCGATCATCGACATCGGGCAGGTCGAGGGCGGCTTCGTGCAGGGAATGGGCTGGCTCACACTCGAGGATCTGCGCTGGGACGCCTCAGACGGCCCCAACCGCGGTCGGCTGCTGACGCAGGCGGCGAGCACATACAAGCTGCCGAGCTTCTCGGAGATGCCCGAGGAATTCAACGTGTCGCTCTACGAGCGCGCGCACGAAGACGGCGTCGTCTACGGTTCCAAAGCCGTCGGCGAACCGCCCCTCATGCTCGCGTTCAGCGCGCGGGAGGCGCTGCGGCAGGCCGCTGCCGCCTTCGGTCCAGCGGACACACCGTGCGATCTCGCCTCCCCGGCGACGCCCGAGAACGTGTTCTGGGCGCTGCAGCGTGCTGCGTTGCAGAACACCGACGTGCATGTCGACGCCCCGACCGCAGACGCTGCCGCCGCCGAACCGAGTCTCGCGAGGTCCTGATGGACTGGCTCAGGGTCGCGCAGACCCTGCGCGACCGCCGCGAGGGTCACGTTATCGTGACGCTCGCGACGGTTCGCGGTCATTCCCCGCGCGACGGGGGCGCCAAGATGGTCGTGTCGCGCGGCGAGTCGTGGGGCACGATCGGCGGGGGCAATCTCGAGGCCACCGCGATCGATCGCGCTCGTGCGATGTTGGAATCGGATGCAGCAGTCCCCGAGCTCATGACGCTCAACCTGAGCGACAAAGCTCCCGCCGAGTACGGCGTTCAATGTTGCGGAGGCGAGGTCACCATGCTGCTCGAACCCATGCGCGCTGGACAGTCGATCGCGATCTTCGGCATGGGCCACGTCGGCTATGAGCTTGCGCGCATTTTGTCACGCCACGACGTGAGTCTCGCGCTCGTCGACTCTCGAGAGGATGCTGTCGCGGCAGAGCGTCTCGCGGTGCTCGACGACGGCCCAGCGTCGATCACTGCACACCATGCCGTTGTTCCCGAGTCGGTTCTGCGCACGGTGCCCGAGAACACGCATGTGCTGATCATGACGCACGATCATGCGGAGGATCTGGCGCTGTGCGATCTCGCGCTCCGCACACCGGGCATCGCCTCGATCGGATTGATCGGCTCGAGCGCCAAGTGGGCGCGCTTTCGCATGAAGCTCGCCGAGGCAGGCCACTCAGCCGACGAGATCGCGCGCATTCAGACGCCGATCGGCATCGACAGCATCCGAGCAAAAGAACCGGCTGCGATCGCCGTGAGCGTCGCAGCCGGTCTTCTCAGTGACGTTAGTGCCTACCCGCCGAGCAGGTAGCGACCCTGGGTGGCCGAGTGCCTCGTCACGGAAGTGACTCGGCCACTGTTTCGACATCGCTCTTGGCTGTGCCGACGACGGCCCATGCACCGGACTGGCGCACGATCGAGGTGCCGATCGGCACGACGGTAAGCTGCTGATCGCGAATGGGTTCGTCGGCGGCGAGCTTTACGATGTACACCATCCGGTCGTCGCTCGCCGCACACGTCCTCAACTCGACGACAGCCTCGCTGGATGGCACCGTGTCGACGCATCGATAGTCGAGAGATTCAGCTGCTGACCCGAGCCGATCAGCGATCTCCGGGTCCGTGGCGAAACTGCAGCCGACTACGGCGAGGAGCACGAACGCGCACGACACGCCGACGGATCCCACTCGCCTCTGAGGTCTGAATGAGGTCATGAGAATTCGGGCGAAGCTGAGAGGTGGAACGAAAAATCTGTCTCTGCTGATGCTGCTGAAACGGCTCGGATGTCCCCTTTCCCACGTACCGCGTAGTTAAGATCCGATCGCCGGTGCTCGAATTCGGTATCAGAATACAGCCCATCGCCTATCCGCTTAAGACCGGCTTCAGACGCTGCGTCTCCCAATAAGCCGTCCACGTTATCCGGAACCAGAACGTATTGGCGGTTTACGCGCACTTCCCCGTGCGCGCGCCCTCGCCGACGCCCGCCGCCGAATCGACGAACACGGTGTTCGATGAGCCCGAAACCATGCCGCCGGCGATCGCACCCGTGCCCTCGACGATGAATGCCGCGCGAAGACGCGGGAACGTGCCGTCCTTGTGCGCGAGGCCCGCTTGCTTGGCGAGGCCGCTCATTGCGCCCATCGCGTCGAAGAAGTTCGTGAACACGAGGGTGAACACGAGCATCGTGGCCGCGAGAGCGCCGATGCGGCCGAATGAGCCGAAGAGGTCGAAGTTGCCGACGAGCGAGAAGTCCGGAATCGACACGATCTGGCTCGGCAGGGCCGGAACGTTGAGATGCCATCCGCCCTCGGCGCCCGGCTGGATGGTGAAGATCGCCTGAGCGATGATCGCCAGCACAGTGGAGACGATCATGCCGATGAGGATGCCGCCGGGGACCTTTCGGGCAACAAGGATGCCGATGAGCAGCAGCGCAATCACGAAGATCGCGGTGGGCACCGTCGTGAGGCTTCCGCCCTCGCCGAGCTGCACGGGGACGCCGTTTCCCGCCGTGACGAACCCCGAGTCGATGAACCCGATGAAGGCGATGAACAGGCCGATGCCGACCGTGATCGCCGCCTTGAGCTCTTTCGGGATGGCATGGAAGATCGCCGTTCGTGCTCCCGTGGCTCCGAGGATGACGATCACAATGCCGTTGAGAATGACCAGGCCCATAGCCTCCGGCCACGTCACGTCGTGGATGACGGAGACGGCGAGGAACGAATTGATCCCGAGACCTGCTGCGAGGCCGAACGGAAGATTTGCGACGACGCCGAAGAGCAGGGTGATCACCCCAGCCGTGAGACCCGTGACGGCCCCGACCTGAGCGGCGGGAAGCCACCCGCCCGCGACATCGGTTGCCGCCGCGTCAGCCGACTGCCCGCCCAGAATCAGGGGGTTGAGAATGACGATGTAGGCCATCGTGACGAACGTGACGATTCCGCCGCGCACCTCGCGGGCAAGAGTCGAACCGCGCTCGGTGATCTGAAAGAAGCGGTCGAGCGGCGAGCGCGGCGTCGGGTTCGAACCGTCGCCGTGTGCACGGGTCGTTGATCGTGTCTGAGTCATGTGCTTCTCCTCAGTACTCGATGCGCGACGTCGTATTGCCCCACTCGATGAAGGGCGCGGTCCTGATCGCGTCTTCGAGCGCGATCACCGAGACGGGGAGCATGCCCTGTCGCACGGAGGGGTCGTCGAAGAAGCGGTAGAACGTGGCGTCGTCGAATCCGGCTGCCGCCGCATCGTCGCGATTCGCCGCAAAGACAATGCGATCGAGACGTGCCCAGAGCGCCGAGGCCAGGCACATGGGGCACGGCTCGCAGCTCGTGTACAGCACAGCTCCGCTGAGGTCGAATGTTCCCGTTCCGGTGCAGGCCGCTCTGATCGCCGATACCTCGGCGTGCGCTGTCGGATCGAGATTCGCTGTCACGCGATTGACGCCCTCGAACTCCTGGCCGTCAGCCGTGACGACGAGGGCGCCGAAAGGCCCGCCCTGCGTGCGAACATTCTCAGTGGCAATGTCGATGGCGCGAGCGAGGTACTTCTCGTCGGCGCGCGTCGTGGTTTGAACGGTCATCGTCGTCCGTCACCTTCCTGATAGGGAAACCGGACGACGCGGGTGTGAAAATGGCTCAACATCGACCGGAACAGTGAATTGTGTTGAATCGCATTTGTCACGGTAATCATCATCGACGAGCGTGCTGCGGTCGCGATCGAATCTAGCAGGAACACAAGCCCCCTGTCGATACTTTTGAAAGTTTATTTTTGAATAGTGGAATTAAGAATGATCCGCGGTGTTACTGTGGGAGCCACACCGGAGGTGACCGTGACGAAGAGGACCGTGCCTGACGAGGCGCGATCTGGCGCGCGTTCCACGCCCGTGTCTCTGCCGATGCCGGCGCTTCGGGCGCCAGCATCCGGACCTCAATTCGAGGTTGACCGGCGCGGCCGTCACCTTCGCGATCTGCGCATTTCGGTGACCGACCGCTGCAACTTCCGCTGCGTGTACTGCATGCCGAAAGAGATCTTTGGCCGGGACTACGCGTTTCTCGAGCGAGACGAGCTACTCACGTTCGAGGAGATCGCGCGCCTCGCGCGCGCGGCTGCGCGCGGAGGAGTGCAGAAGATCCGCCTCACGGGTGGCGAGCCGCTGCTGCGACGAGGAATCGAGACGCTCATTGCGATGCTCGCCGAGATCAGGACACCGCAGGGCGCACCGCTCGATATCGCGCTCACGACGAACGGATCGGCACTCGCCGTCAAAGCAGAGGCCCTGAAGGCTGCTGGCCTCGACCGCGTGACGGTGTCGATCGACTCCCTTGACGAGCAGACGTTCCAGAGCATGAACGATGTGGCGTTTCCACTCGCGCGCGTTCTCGACGGCCTTGAGGCTGCGCATCAGGCCGGCCTCGGTCCGATCAAGGTGAACATGGTCGTGAAGAAGGGCCTCAACGACCACGACATCGTGCCGATGGCCCGGTACTTCAAGAACACGCCGTATGTGCTGCGCTTCATCGAGTACATGGACGTCGGCTCGACAAACGGGTGGAGGCTCGACGACGTCGTGACCGCCGATGAGATCATCACGCGCATCTCCGCTGAGATGCCTCTCGAACCGCTTGACCCCAGCGCCTCAGGGGAGACGGCATCACGATGGGGATACCGCGACGGCATCGGTGAGATCGGCGTGATCGCATCGGTGACGAAGGCGTTCTGCTCGACGTGCACGCGGGCGCGCATCTCGACGGAGGGGCAGCTTTTCACGTGCCTGTTCGCGGACGCCGGCTACGACCTCAGGGCGCTT
This DNA window, taken from Paramicrobacterium agarici, encodes the following:
- a CDS encoding xanthine dehydrogenase small subunit, translated to MDVTVNGERRALAGLRAHENALDWLRSNRLTGSKEGCAEGECGACAVMVAQPDGNGGSTWTSVNSCLIPAASLDGQEIVTSEGLATDGDLHPVQEKLAEAGGSQCGYCTPGFACSMAAEYYRADRTPCEHPADGEHGANGFDLHALSGNLCRCTGYRPIRDAAYGLGSPDADDALAARRATPAPEPAATDYVAEDGRFVRPTGLTDALALLAQEPNAVVVSGSTDWGVDVNIKGTRVPLVVAIDRLPELRTLTMDDVAVEIGAAVTLSEAERYLGGRVPLLEQVFPQFASRLIRNRATIGGNVGTGSPIGDMPPALLALDASVVLASARGEREVPLAEYFTGYRQTVRDDGELIRAIRIPLPLARETAFHKIAKRRFDDISSVAVAFAVDVDNGVIARARIGLGGVAATPIRGLKTEALLEGRPWTAETARDAAASLASEGTPMSDHRASSEYRSIMLSQAVLKFFAQTAEREEVGA
- the xdhB gene encoding xanthine dehydrogenase molybdopterin binding subunit; protein product: MSALSERPENPVVGVREPHESAVGHVTGAALYTDDIAVRGDALTAWPVQAPHAHALVTDMRVERALAVPGVVRVLTADDVPGINDAGVKGDEPLFPTEVMYYGHAVCWVLGETPEAARLGAAAVEVDYEPLPSLVTIREAIEAESFQGPQRLTKRGDADAALATAPRVFEGVTEFPGQEHFYLETMASLAYYDEGGTLYVQAGTQHPSETQEIVAHVLGLTNNEVAVQCIRMGGGFGGKEMQPHGLAAIAAIGTSLTGRPVRLRLNRTQDITITGKRHGFHVSWKAGFSDEGKILALKATLTADGGWSLDLSEAVLGRALCHLDNAYWIPDMEALGRISKTNKTSQTAFRGFGGPQGVFVIEDIMGRCAPELGIDPAELRRRNFYVAGQTTPYGQPVRHPERMHEIWDQVIGTSGFAERSADIAAFNTAHENAKRALAITPIKFGISFNVAAFNQAGALVLVYKDGSVLINHGGTEMGQGLHTKMIQVAATALGVPRSAVRLAPTRTDKVPNTSATAASTGADLNGGAVKNACEQIRERMAGVAATMLRANPSDVRFSHGTVTALGQHATLTFDEVAQEAYLQRVQLSASGYYRTEGLHWDAEAWFGSPFKYFAYGAAATEVEVDGFTGAYRIRRVDIVHDVGDSLSPIIDIGQVEGGFVQGMGWLTLEDLRWDASDGPNRGRLLTQAASTYKLPSFSEMPEEFNVSLYERAHEDGVVYGSKAVGEPPLMLAFSAREALRQAAAAFGPADTPCDLASPATPENVFWALQRAALQNTDVHVDAPTADAAAAEPSLARS
- the xdhC gene encoding xanthine dehydrogenase accessory protein XdhC, which gives rise to MDWLRVAQTLRDRREGHVIVTLATVRGHSPRDGGAKMVVSRGESWGTIGGGNLEATAIDRARAMLESDAAVPELMTLNLSDKAPAEYGVQCCGGEVTMLLEPMRAGQSIAIFGMGHVGYELARILSRHDVSLALVDSREDAVAAERLAVLDDGPASITAHHAVVPESVLRTVPENTHVLIMTHDHAEDLALCDLALRTPGIASIGLIGSSAKWARFRMKLAEAGHSADEIARIQTPIGIDSIRAKEPAAIAVSVAAGLLSDVSAYPPSR
- a CDS encoding nucleoside deaminase, which translates into the protein MTVQTTTRADEKYLARAIDIATENVRTQGGPFGALVVTADGQEFEGVNRVTANLDPTAHAEVSAIRAACTGTGTFDLSGAVLYTSCEPCPMCLASALWARLDRIVFAANRDDAAAAGFDDATFYRFFDDPSVRQGMLPVSVIALEDAIRTAPFIEWGNTTSRIEY
- the moaA gene encoding GTP 3',8-cyclase MoaA, whose translation is MTKRTVPDEARSGARSTPVSLPMPALRAPASGPQFEVDRRGRHLRDLRISVTDRCNFRCVYCMPKEIFGRDYAFLERDELLTFEEIARLARAAARGGVQKIRLTGGEPLLRRGIETLIAMLAEIRTPQGAPLDIALTTNGSALAVKAEALKAAGLDRVTVSIDSLDEQTFQSMNDVAFPLARVLDGLEAAHQAGLGPIKVNMVVKKGLNDHDIVPMARYFKNTPYVLRFIEYMDVGSTNGWRLDDVVTADEIITRISAEMPLEPLDPSASGETASRWGYRDGIGEIGVIASVTKAFCSTCTRARISTEGQLFTCLFADAGYDLRALLRAHCTDDELDGALRGIWSNRADNYSEQRSNLTPGTRRKIEMSYIGG